A single Vanacampus margaritifer isolate UIUO_Vmar chromosome 7, RoL_Vmar_1.0, whole genome shotgun sequence DNA region contains:
- the LOC144055500 gene encoding uncharacterized protein LOC144055500: protein MSGAQEERVMTLHSLRLNATLDLHDEDTKTAVLEGNVFDIVIIALALCILFITAAYCICVCYNRSRQSKRAQVYESAVTNGEPVDPVAVRALKRSTSFINPLAFFRRAEAAKDNSRIYYIYSNPLPVGVKEDEENTARQITLPTIKEYAQDPNSGVILDPPIFYMQL, encoded by the exons ATGAGTGGAGCGCAAGAGGAGCGAGTGATGACACTTCACAGCCTTCGTCTCAACGCAACTTTGGATCTGCATGATGAGGACACAAAAACAGCGGTTTTGG AGGGGAACGTTTTCGACATAGTCATCATTGCCTTGGCCTTGTGTATCCTCTTCATCACTGCCGCCTACTGCATCTGTGTGTGCTACAACCGCAGCAG GCAATCAAAAAGAGCCCAAGTGTATGAGAGTGCAGTGACAAATGGAGAGCCAGTGGACCCGGTTGCAGTCAGGGCGTTGAAGAGATCAACTAGTTTCATCAACCCGCTGGCCTTCTTTCGCAGAGCAGAGGCAGCTAAAGACAACTCCAGAATCTATTACATCTACAGCAACCCGCTGCCTGTGGGAGTCAAGGAGGATGAAGAGAACACAGCCAGGCAAATCACACTTCCGACCATTAAGGAGTACGCACAGGACCCCAACAGTGGGGTCATCCTAGACCCACCGATTTTTTACATGCAGCTTTAG